Proteins co-encoded in one Salvia splendens isolate huo1 chromosome 4, SspV2, whole genome shotgun sequence genomic window:
- the LOC121798779 gene encoding putative vesicle-associated membrane protein 726 gives MGQQELIYSFVARGTTILVEYTEFKGNFTTVASQCLQKLPASSNKFTYNCDGHTFNYHVENGFTYCVVAVESTGRQLPIAFLERVKEDFNKRYGGGKATTAGENSLNKEFGPKLKGHMQYCVDHPDEVNNLAKVQSQVSEVKGVMIENIEKVLDRGEKIELLVDKSEDLRSQAQDFKAKGTQLKRNMWFENMKIKLIVIGLLILIILFIWVSVCHGFKC, from the exons ATGGGTCAACAAGAATTGATCTACAGTTTCGTCGCCAGAGGCACCACAATTTTGGTCGAGTACACTGAATTCAAAGGGAATTTCACCACCGTTGCTTCCCAGTGTTTGCAGAAGCTTCCCGCTTCCAGCAATAAATTCACTTACAACTGCGATGGGCATACCTTCAATTATCACGTCGAAAATGGATTCA CCTATTGTGTTGTTGCTGTGGAATCTACTGGTAGACAGCTTCCCATTGCATTTCTGGAGCGTGTTAAGGAAGATTTCAACAAAAGATATGGAGGAGGCAAAGCTACAACTGCAGGCGAAAATAGCCTCAACAAGGAGTTTGG CCCCAAACTGAAAGGGCATATGCAGTATTGTGTTGATCACCCTGACGAAGTGAACAACCTTGCGAAGGTCCAGTCTCAGGTTTCTGAAGTAAAAGGTGTTATgattgaaaatattgaaaag GTTCTCGACCGAGGGGAGAAGATTGAATTGCTTGTTGACAAAAGTGAGGATCTAAGGTCACAG GCCCAGGATTTTAAAGCAAAAGGGACACAGCTGAAGAGGAATATGTGGTTTGAGAATATGAAGATCAAGCTGATTGTGATTGGCCTCTTGATACTTATAATTCTCTTCATTTGGGTTTCTGTCTGCCATGGCTTCAAATGTTAA